A window of Megachile rotundata isolate GNS110a chromosome 11, iyMegRotu1, whole genome shotgun sequence genomic DNA:
AACTTTCTTTATCGCGGCCATTCATGTACGTACATTAACGTAGAAAAGGAGGAAAAAGAAATTTAAGGTCGTGTGTACTTCTATTACATTTTACTTTACCGCAGGTGCTGTTTGACTTTCTTGCCTTCAAAAATGATGTCAGTTATTGGAGGAAAAAAGATAACCTCATAGGCCTTAGTAAATGGACCGTCGTGTGGAGAGGATTTAGCCAAACTGTTatttttctttacttgttaGACGAAGGTTCCTCTTTACTTGTTCTTATTCCAACCGGGATCGGATCCATTATCGAGGTAACAGTCTGCatattcataattttacaaatcgACAGTCGTATATATTTCTTCCTGATATTCGTCTTATATGCTTTTACAGatatggaaattgaaaaagGTATTAAACCTTAGGTTCATCGagaatgataaaagtaatgtgGCTGAAGCTAAAACCAGGCAATTTGATGCAGAAAGTATGCATTACTTAAGTTATTTGTTGTATCCTCTCGTTATCGGTGGTGCAgtatattctttaatttatcaACCTCATAAAAGGTGAAGATTATGTTTAACCTCGGTCATGAAATGTATGAATTCTCACGTGCATGATGTTTAATATTTCAGTTGGTACTCGTGGAGCATAAATTCCTTAGTGAATGGTGTCTATGCATTCGGATTTTTATTTATGCTTCCTCaactttttgtaaattataagttAAAATCTGTGGCCCATTTACCATGGAGAACGTTTATGTACAAAGCATTTAATACGTTTATCGACGACGTTTTCGCATTTATAATCTCTACGCCGACCGCGCATAGAATAGCTTGCTTCAGAGATGACGCTGTTTTTCTCGTTTATCTATATCAGCGATGGTGAGTCatcatttttttgttaaatacttTGTTTACGttctatataattttacaaattataggCTATATCCAGTAGACAAATCTCGTCCAGATGTTGACTGTATCGGTGAAGAAACTATTGATTTTGATAGTGTGAGCAAAAAGTTGGATTAAAATAAAGATTTATTTAattgatatttatatttctgttaTGATTAAGACACGACAGCATGTTAAACCTCTCCAACTATATTAATGGTGCACGTACATTAGaacgatttaaaaaatgttccatGTAATGCAACTATTCTTTATTACTATTTCGTATAGTGACAAAGCGATTTTTGGAATAAGATCTGAacagattaaaatatttcatcatATTCCTGTCACTTCTGTTTGTTGATCGAATATTACGATACATTTCTCATCGAATATTGTAACGCATTAACTCTAAGACAATCATCATTGTAACCGAGCGATAATGGAAGGCACTCTAATTCACTTTTAGATAAGATAAAAGTTTACTAGCAGCTCCGATTCGTTTTAATCTCTTGGCAATtgccttttattttatttcctatAACATTATAGTATTggaaatttcgatatttcatgTTTCGATATTTCCTGTGTGCTATAACAAATTAAGTATACGTGTTATGTAATTATTCTTCGAGATTATTTTCAAGGTCACGTAACACTATTTAAGTGGTACAGGAAATGATGAATGCTCTGTTAGTATTGTAGCCGTCAGCGTTCGCATGTGTTCACTTCGAATCGAAGTAACATTTAAACTGTGTGAAAAAATAAGATAAAGCGCGTAAACAGATGAATTTAGTGCAGaaacaaaaaattgattaaaaagtgCGTATTAGCGGATATCAATCATGACCGTTGTAATCTATCATCACGAAttctttaattacattttttatcttgAATTATTAGATAGGTGACTGATCGCAATGTCTGAAGCGAtaacagatttttattatattttttctgCTCACTCGAGTTGCCctcattttcattaaaattctacACCAGTGAATATCACTGACATTTACTTACTGGAATTACCGATCGAAGAGAAGAACTTGAAAATGGCAAACATTTTGTTTGTCATTCAAATTTTATCCCTAATTCTTATTACCTTAAAATTCTATTCTTGGATTAAGGCAATAAATAAACGGAAGTTATCGCGTTTCGACTCAAATGACACCAAACTAGGTAAGTTTTTATATACTAACTGTTCTTAATAAGATAGTTCGTGTCTATTAATGAAAACTTCTTTTAGATCTTTATTTCTTACTAAAACACTGGTgggcagaattttgtgttacCGTGTCACAAAGGAGACATGGAAAGGATTTGCATACTTATAAAAAAGATGTccaaaaatgtttcaaaaacaAAGATGAAGAAGTTGTACGTGTTATTTGCCTTACCAAAATCAAAATCgaatttattttactatatatgtgtatatatatatatatatatatctttacaatatagttttttatttgtatttagaGCAACAATAGTGTACTCTTTTATGGTACAGATCAGAAGGGCAATTGCTTATTTATCAAGTTCTCTCATAGAAAGTTTCAATTGGCAGAAGTATCACTGCAGCTTAATACATCCGATGGTCAACTATATGTTTTGCCAAGTAGAAAATTCTTCGtttgttaataaacaatatGTTAACTATCAAACCagagtataatattatatttttctcaACAGATTATCCTGACACTACGTTAATAAACGGTTTAAATCAAGAGTGGACTGCAGGTGGACTCAAGatcgaatttttagaatttcagaaacgTTGGAGAATAGTTTATAATGGCATGCTTCGAAATTTAGCTCGCGGCGGTGAATGTAGCAGCGATAACATCGAACACGTTCGCTTGAATTTCTTGTAAATATGAAACAATAGTTATCGTGGCAATtacgtaattttatttcaaactaaAAGAAGAATTTTTGTTTAGATTTATTGCAAATATCTATCCGTTAAGATGGCCGGAGGATTGGAGTTCTAAGTTGCATGCTGATGCATTAGCTCGCGAACCATGGAACCTCGAATGgacaaataaaatgtattcaGTAAATATAAAAGCATTGTTACGATttgattttcatttataaaaataatataatctttATAAATGTTTATGCCTAGAAAATTATTCGCTAATAGAGGATTCGATCAAATGGGGTCTATGATAGGACAAGTAACGTATAAAGGTGCATCTGTGTCCACGATGTATTTGCGTGGACTTCATCAACATCGTTGGGGAAAAGACGAATTTCATGAATCGGCTACGTTATTTGTTGTAATGCCACTCGGGGACATATATTACCTTGGCGTAGGCACTACAAAACAGAGTTTTCCACGGTACAATTGACATACAGTGCATCAtagtttaatatataatttaatacctATTACTTACAGAATACACTTTGGCCAGTTCAGACACAGTAACGACGAAGAATATCAGATAGATACGATGGATTTCAGGCTATCCGATTTTACGCGAGATAATTTTAATAGCAGCTCTACATACAAACTAGGATTCGAAGGTTCGAATCCAATCGATATACGTAAATAATCcatgtttaaaaatatctaaacgataataattaaaagaatttaattacAGCCAGGGGCACAGAGTACAATATCGTTGTAAGTGGCAGTGATCCAATAACTTTTTATCATGGCCAACCATGGAACTGGCAAAATAAAATTGCCACTGTAAAGTTGGAAGTAAACGGAAAATCGGGTACGATTTCGGAAACATTTGAATGCAATATTTTTTACGGCGTACGGTATTTAACAGATGAAAGTTTTAAGTAGGTACTGGATTGATACAATTATGGTCTCCTTATAGCGGACCATGTGATACGAAAGTACCTAAACAGCTAGAGCTTTTGAAACAACCGAATACATCCGTACAAAAGAGTAATTACGTTATATATTTTAACGATGAGAAATGTCGAAACGAAAATATTGTTGGCGGAAAAGGATTTTCACTTGCAGTATTGACCTCGATCGAGGACGCACAAGTAAGTGTTACGCGTTCTATTTTGTCTCCGAGTCTACTTGAATCTATGATCATCTTTACAGTTCGTTGTACCGAAAGGATTTTGCGTGACAATTTTTGCATTAGAATTGCAATTGCATGCTCACAAAGaactacaaaaaataattaggGACATCGAAGATGTCAGCGTCGGTATAAAGGATGGTGATCTTCAAAGATATTGCAACGAGTAAATTATCTGATTCAGTGAAACTATAAATTGTTCGATATTTTATCGGTAACCGAATAATATTTATCTATCCTATGCTTTCAGAGCAATGGACATTATTCAGTCAACTCCTTTGATCGAGAAGGTACGAAATGCAATTTTGAAAGCGATCGAAAATTTAGAGTCAGAAGACGATGATAAATCACCTAGATATGCAATAAGATCCAGTGCAGTAGGCGAAGATAGCGAAGAAACCTCGGCAGCTGGACAAAATTCAACGTATTTGGGTGTTCGAGGTACAGAGAACATTATCAAATGTATAGCTATGTGCTGGGCGAGTTTGTTTTCATACCAAAGCGTTAACTACAGGTAATACCAATTTAAGAAGCGTGGTCAgtgttgataaaattaattaatataattaatatcagATAATTTGCATGTAAGGAAACAGCACGGTATGTTTATAAAAACATCAATGGGAGTCTGCGTTCAAAAAATGATCAATCCTGATACAGCCGGTGTAATGTTCACCAGACATCCGACTACCGGCGACCCCTCAAATATCATTATTACGGCTAATTATGGGCTCGGAGAGGTACTGTCGAAAAAAAGATTTACCTATATTCGTGAAACACTGCAATTagtaatttttcatgttttactTAGACAGTTGTGTCAGCATCGGTTGAACCAGACACGATAGTCGTTCATAAAAGTTGGGACAATAAATTAACCGTGCAAAGTTCGACAGTCGggaataaaaatgagaaaatgttaGCAAGCGACGATGGAGTAGTTtcagttaaattgaataatcaGGAAAGCAAAACAATTTGCTTATCGGACAGCGTTGCTTTGCGATTAGCTGCTATAggaataaatttagaaactctgTTCGGCAGTGCTAGGGACATAGAATGGGCAGTGATCgatgaacaaatttatttgcTTCAAGCACGACCTATTACCACATTATACACGTGGACAGAATTTGAATTGATACACGAATTAGATTCAGGTGTGCCTAGCGACGTCGATATTAACGTATTTGGCAATGTTGGCGAAGTATTTCCAAATCCAATTTCACCCTTATCAATATCTGTTCTACCAAGTGTATTCAATGAAGTGTTCAATCGCGGAATTCAAAC
This region includes:
- the LOC100882605 gene encoding rifampicin phosphotransferase isoform X1; the encoded protein is MANILFVIQILSLILITLKFYSWIKAINKRKLSRFDSNDTKLDLYFLLKHWWAEFCVTVSQRRHGKDLHTYKKDVQKCFKNKDEEVSNNSVLFYGTDQKGNCLFIKFSHRKFQLAEVSLQLNTSDGQLYVLPNYPDTTLINGLNQEWTAGGLKIEFLEFQKRWRIVYNGMLRNLARGGECSSDNIEHVRLNFLFIANIYPLRWPEDWSSKLHADALAREPWNLEWTNKIKLFANRGFDQMGSMIGQVTYKGASVSTMYLRGLHQHRWGKDEFHESATLFVVMPLGDIYYLGVGTTKQSFPRIHFGQFRHSNDEEYQIDTMDFRLSDFTRDNFNSSSTYKLGFEARGTEYNIVVSGSDPITFYHGQPWNWQNKIATVKLEVNGKSGTGLIQLWSPYSGPCDTKVPKQLELLKQPNTSVQKSNYVIYFNDEKCRNENIVGGKGFSLAVLTSIEDAQFVVPKGFCVTIFALELQLHAHKELQKIIRDIEDVSVGIKDGDLQRYCNEAMDIIQSTPLIEKVRNAILKAIENLESEDDDKSPRYAIRSSAVGEDSEETSAAGQNSTYLGVRGTENIIKCIAMCWASLFSYQSVNYRKQHGMFIKTSMGVCVQKMINPDTAGVMFTRHPTTGDPSNIIITANYGLGETVVSASVEPDTIVVHKSWDNKLTVQSSTVGNKNEKMLASDDGVVSVKLNNQESKTICLSDSVALRLAAIGINLETLFGSARDIEWAVIDEQIYLLQARPITTLYTWTEFELIHELDSGVPSDVDINVFGNVGEVFPNPISPLSISVLPSVFNEVFNRGIQTKNQICFNMFGMRATINYYATFLQKPVGKITLLNKVIDIAVNGKVVLTPELHKIVCEKNGLAAPGFQIRAIFKMAREAIQNSAIERMAKVTCKKFNLKAEDFNTAYSLYNEIVQQLEDTYKPIVDYHTHASRVSITYQIMAMALLTSGYTDIVPEHFSDIALLFGSSNDIVGTKILTSLKKFITRIKENKKDEEFRKVEPTNGIDWLKINCPSAAEELDNFLKEHGHRCIQEMDFISEPWSLRPENLIATLQTMIVTPEANTSTKTFSVDETVALLKTPKSPVSKWLLRKITPFCRKAVARREITKSIFVNIIHTLRLAYKRLGKLMVLEEYLPSEDLIFFLTNEEIEQILSHRNATLVQKAYRRKRVFPKLKEYIYPEFNTGMVLPIKENLDVPISDGNVKIEGTSVYSGSILGRACVITDVSEAKTIQHGDILITYSTDIAWSPYFSLLSGIVTELGGLISHGAVIAREYGLPCIIGAKMATRLFQTGDTVLLQADIGTLQLVKKHE
- the LOC100882605 gene encoding rifampicin phosphotransferase isoform X2, producing the protein MGSMIGQVTYKGASVSTMYLRGLHQHRWGKDEFHESATLFVVMPLGDIYYLGVGTTKQSFPRIHFGQFRHSNDEEYQIDTMDFRLSDFTRDNFNSSSTYKLGFEARGTEYNIVVSGSDPITFYHGQPWNWQNKIATVKLEVNGKSGTGLIQLWSPYSGPCDTKVPKQLELLKQPNTSVQKSNYVIYFNDEKCRNENIVGGKGFSLAVLTSIEDAQFVVPKGFCVTIFALELQLHAHKELQKIIRDIEDVSVGIKDGDLQRYCNEAMDIIQSTPLIEKVRNAILKAIENLESEDDDKSPRYAIRSSAVGEDSEETSAAGQNSTYLGVRGTENIIKCIAMCWASLFSYQSVNYRKQHGMFIKTSMGVCVQKMINPDTAGVMFTRHPTTGDPSNIIITANYGLGETVVSASVEPDTIVVHKSWDNKLTVQSSTVGNKNEKMLASDDGVVSVKLNNQESKTICLSDSVALRLAAIGINLETLFGSARDIEWAVIDEQIYLLQARPITTLYTWTEFELIHELDSGVPSDVDINVFGNVGEVFPNPISPLSISVLPSVFNEVFNRGIQTKNQICFNMFGMRATINYYATFLQKPVGKITLLNKVIDIAVNGKVVLTPELHKIVCEKNGLAAPGFQIRAIFKMAREAIQNSAIERMAKVTCKKFNLKAEDFNTAYSLYNEIVQQLEDTYKPIVDYHTHASRVSITYQIMAMALLTSGYTDIVPEHFSDIALLFGSSNDIVGTKILTSLKKFITRIKENKKDEEFRKVEPTNGIDWLKINCPSAAEELDNFLKEHGHRCIQEMDFISEPWSLRPENLIATLQTMIVTPEANTSTKTFSVDETVALLKTPKSPVSKWLLRKITPFCRKAVARREITKSIFVNIIHTLRLAYKRLGKLMVLEEYLPSEDLIFFLTNEEIEQILSHRNATLVQKAYRRKRVFPKLKEYIYPEFNTGMVLPIKENLDVPISDGNVKIEGTSVYSGSILGRACVITDVSEAKTIQHGDILITYSTDIAWSPYFSLLSGIVTELGGLISHGAVIAREYGLPCIIGAKMATRLFQTGDTVLLQADIGTLQLVKKHE